CAAAACTTAATCAAACTCGCGTAATCAATCACGATTgcaattcatattaattaggtGACATTTATAAGAAAACACTATGGACACTTTTAAaaccacaaaataaaaatgcaggGTTGTTTTGTCCGTTTGTGTCACTGCTGTCAGTCTACATGGCgataaatacaatatctatAAGGATTTTTATAGGACTATCCATAATGTTTAAGAAAATtcacaaattgtaaataaaggggtataaaattataaacatcctTGGCGTTTTTATCAGTTGacggaatatttaataaaatagttatatattcaattttttctcaAGATCTGCATCCCTTGATttcttattttgataattttattctatataatatgttaactgAATAAATGTCcgcgttttttattttttctgtatgACCGTATAAAGTATCTAACAACCGTACAAACACTACAAAACTCGTGAAAACAGTTCACCCCCGGGCCCGGGTAATGGGGTAATGGTTTCTAACgtgaaaaagtatttatacatgtaaatttagaatatcctatgtttgttttttcagACGTTAAGCATATGGGCATTacctaataagttattattatctttaacattttgtctataaaatatcGCCAAGTACTACAGACTAGTGTTTTTTCTACATGATAAAAACATTCATCTGTATTacgaatacaataaattttaaaaaggtcGATGATgaatataaacgaataatactgagttaaataataataataataaaattacttatatatttttcttatcgcGCTTCATACGGGCGAAATTCTCTTAATTTGTGTTCTGCCCATTGCATCagcgtttaatttatattattaggtactggGCCTGAATACCACTACAAtgatttatgtgtttttagtgtttttacccagattagttttaagaaatataaatataaatctattataggtattctctatatttattgatatgtacattataactataacaaacaacaatttaaatatagtgtaATCAGGTTAGGTttagttacctatataaaagtaatacgtTTCTAAAATTAGGACACTGTATGGATAATGcacactatttaatatttattcaagaaACGAGTATCTCCTAACCATAAATAAGGCcataactattaacttatgaatttatgatacatTAATACCACTATTCAAGTACCTATCTAGTAacctatctatataaaaaagacACGAGGGACCGGTGATGTGACatatggtttaaaatcgtCGGCCGATAATAAATTCTCGATTATGTTGAAATGTCAAATGATATGATTATCATCATGACGATTGACGAACACACATTATTAAAACGTGATTGCGAGATGGGGAATAACTTGGTATAAGTTACTCAGTGATATCgtcataaaatactataatgtgtaggtacctatttaatttttacataaaatatattctgtacaatttttagtatttccgAAAATACTATACTACACTATAGCAAAAGGTCTATGCCCTATGAGGTATCTATACAGGTAATCTTCCTGGCGatcgtaataaaatacacgCGGAAACGCATGATAACGTAGGTATGCATTATTCACACGGTCTCtgattattcaaaatacaaaataatttgtatttttgtatgttataCCTAGTTGTTATTGGCGCTGTCGTCGATGCAGGCGCTCATTAGAATTTAGCGAGAATCCACAATAATATCACTACGATAGCGTTATAGCAATATGGCATGTCCGACCCGCGCGCATTCCTTCCAAATCGAGTCGTATCCGCAGGCTGCAGTTGGACTGCGACGATATTATTAGGTGTCgcgttttaatgtaaaaaatgaataccgaATAACGGACAACGAAATCGTTTTGTGCGTAACTCGGCGGCGACAGGACCTTGGTTTTCTATATTtccataaacaatattttgtggaCGAATACCTATGACGGTTGTTGTATCACGCCACCGCagcgataaaataaaaacgttatgttacattattattattattattatgtacacagcGTATAGAGACGTCGATCCTACCGAACGCAATGATAATAATCGTGACTAAAGAAGTTTATTTAgtcacgatattattattaataataataataatgaatgcgATGCGATCCCGACTCGTAACATCGCCCGGATCGGGAGCGCGAACCATCGGCCGGAGCAATGGCATGAACATTGAGcacgatattaaaaaaaaatcttatacgCGATTCCCTTCCTTTTTTCcttggttatttatttttttttttttttcagtctcTTTTCCCCGTAATAATTTTTCCCTGTTCCCCACCACCGACGCCGCCACCGCCATTTGCCGCTCGCCCACCATCGCGTTGCTCGTGAGTTCGCGTACAACGACGGTGTACGGTGTAGCTAAAGAGTAAAGAGTCGACACAAACAACACCGCCGCGCCGCCGAACCGCTCCCCCGCGCGCCTTGCCACCGCGATCAGTCTGGTCTTGGACGCGGTCGTTCCGAAATCGTCCACCACCCGAAACCGCGGCGCTGTTTTCCACGAGCGCGCCGCCGTCCAGAGCGCAGGCGCACAAACGCCGATCGCGTTTTTCCCCCCGTGTGCGTACACCAAAGACAATAACCAAACAACGCGAACCGTCTACACCGCGATATTACGCTtatatcgtttattattattattattattaattttttttcgtttcgtGTTTTCCGTTTTCGGCGTCCACCGCCGTTCGCCGCCAACGGCTGTCGCGTCGCCTTACGACAACgataacgacgacgacgacaacaacaacaacggcgATAAACCACAACAAACCGACAACGACGGTGCGCGTGTTGTTCCGAGTACGACCGCACGGCATTCGCTGTTCCGTCCGTCCGTCGCGGTGTCCGCGTCCGATGGTGATATCAAACGTGCACAGCGGCGGCCAGTAGATCACCGGCAAACGCGATGGCATCGGACGAAGAAGTCGAGGAGTCTTTCACCGGTAATAATGCCCGGCGCGTACTCGGCCCTGCCGACGACGGCGGTTTTTTTCGCCGCCGGTGTCGTCGTCCCCGCGGCGCGCGCGTACCGTCCGCCACCGGTCCGTCTCGTCGTCCCCCCGCCCGCCCCCGCCCGTTTATAATCGGCTCATTAGGGCCATCGGTTTCGCGAATGGGGCCAACCGTAAACAAAATGGTGGAACGGTGCCGCCGCTGGATTTTTCAATACCGCGGtcgatattgataaataaaaataataattacatagatCCATTTCCGATATCATTTACGTTACCCGGTACCCGCAAGGTTCGCCTCGTTACCTTTCCGATGCCCTCCTACCGCCTAAAAcgctcaattttttttcttcactgCTGACGTTTTGGTTTCAAAGTTTATAAACTCACACGAGTGGAGGATTAAGTCGAGGGATCGTTTTTACTTTGGCTCTCTCGCGAACCGGTGCATTTTTTGTCCAAATGCTTATCAATTCATCATTGTTGGCTGACAAATCCATTACCCAACTCTATAGTttgatatcattattttgcTTATGACTGTGcacataatttttgtattcttgTTTAATTGGTTATTTACCTACTCGAACATTATTCTTGTTAGCTATAAGACATCaaggaataaattatattcagattttattttgactgataaaatcatttttaatttcactatttataaataatagtggtAATTTTCAGTGATGTATAAAAACacctaactatatatttatgtttatgtaaagAAGTACCTAgcttaatcaaaatatacttaatgccTATGCCCTTTAGTCTATACTTTAATTACTTAAGTACAGGCGCGGATCTAGAAATGAAATAAGTGGGGGaagctaaataaaaacatgttctTCAAGCACATTAAAGCATAGATATTAagcatacattttgaaatattttaagtagttaCCTAATACCTAAGGGAAAAACTTCACCTCCCAAAGCCCCCTCCCCTTTGTATCTGCGCCTCCTTTGACAATATtactaacataaaattaaagttaggaTACCTAACTTAGATAGGTATTTATGTTGTTTATcacttgatattaaataaaattcattttatttttagaagaatATGATGAACCATCGAGTCGGGTAGAAAACTCATTTGATTCTGAGGAAGAAAAACGTGTAGAGGTtagtattatcaattaataatttccaatacatttacttttaaataagttcatacatttttaaatagatactttatatttatatattaattatttaatttgtttaggaGGAGGATGATGAATATGATCCTGATGGTCGCAAAAAGAAACGAGGTAAAAAGCGTAAAGCAAAAAGTGATtctaaaaaagaaaagaaaaggAAGAAAAGAAAAAGGGGTGGAGATAGTGCTGaggtatttgttttattaaatattaaattttaacctaagttaataattgaatatatttatttttataggaaaGTGACTTTGGTAATTTTGAAGAAGAAACTACTGCAGCTAACGATTCAGATTATTCAAATCGCAAGTCtaagaaatcaaaaaattcaTCTTCTAAGCATCATCAGCCTAGTACATCACAAGATAATAATGGCAGTacggtttaatttaattttaattttgtaaaatattagataaaagttattaaaaactacttttttttttactaattttagcTGGAATGCCATCAGTTGAAGAAGTCTGTCAAACATTTGGTTTACAGGATGTTTCAATTGATTACACTGATGCAGACTATCAAAACTTAACCacttacaaattatttcaGCAACATGTTAGGCCTATTCTTGCAAAAGAAAATCCTAAGgtaagaaatttaatattatctccGATTTAGAAAAGTATTATAACTGTTTTCCTTTAGGTTGTGATAGCTAAAATGATGATGTTAGTTGCTGCAAAATGGCGTGACTTCTGTCAACAAAACCCACATCAAGAACAGCCAGAATTTGAAGCTAATGAAGAACCTGAGTATCAGCCTAAAAGTTCAACTTCCAGACACAAGGTATGTgtagtgtatataaaaaaaatgtaattatagttttaaactaaaagtaaatataactaCAATATCCATGTTCAAATATGTACACTTAGGAACAAAAAAGATTATGGTACTTTTAGTTATTAAGTTTCATAATAtggcttattttatttttcagtcaaGATCAGTGGATGAACTAGATGAAttagaagaagaagaagaagtaGAAGAAAAAAAGAGCAAAAAACGAAGTAATCGTGCTAAACGCAGTGGTGGTGGTAATAAGAGAAATTCACAAGGATCTACATCTAAAGTTCCCACATTGAAAATTAGGCTTGGAAAACGCAAACAAGCAAGTTctgttagttaaaattaaaattaatttctgtgGAAATTATGTCACTTATATTTAGatgatatgtttataatttataatttattgtttaggaTGATGATGCAGAAGGTGTAGGAACTGGAGACACTCAAGGTGATTCTGATGCTGAATTTGAGCAAATGCTGCAAGAAGCTGAAGAAGGTGCTGCTGCAGAAGCTGAAGTGccagaaaaaaaagttgaagatCCTGATGCTCCTAAAAAGAaagcaaaaactaaaattggtAATAAGTccaaaaagaagaaaaagacTAAAATGACTTCCAAATTCCCAGATGGTAGTGGTGATGGGGAAGAAGGATATGAAGTAAGTTCATAAttctatattgttatttaagtgtcactactttttttttttaaatattagacaaaacattaacatatttaataatttttacattagcaAACAGATCATCAAGATTACTGTGAGGTCTGCCAACAAGGAGGAGAGATTATCTTATGTGATACTTGTCCAAGAGCATACCATCTTGTATGTTTGGATCCAGAGTTAGAAGATACTCCTGAAGGAAAATGGTCATGTCCACACTGTGAAAGCGAAGGTGGACAAGAACAAGAAGAAGATGAACATCAAGAATTTTGCAGGTAAATAATCCTAGCcacttaaaaaatgaaaacttcttgataaacttttaattaatacattatatactattaaaatagagTATGTAAAGATGGAGGTGAACTTTTATGCTGTGATTCATGTCCAGCTGCTTATCATACATTCTGTTTGAGTCCACCTATTACAGATGTACCTGATGGTGATTGGAAGTGCCCTCGATGTTCGGTAAAGatgaattaaaatcaattaacttatttaaacaattcatattaataacttatttttaatatgcaaaATCATTAGGCAAAACCATTACCTGGAAAAGTATCAAAAATCTTGACTTGGCGTTGGAAACCATTACCAGAAGACCCTAATAAACCAGCTGATGAACAAACTGAAAAGGTTAACAGACGACGAAATAAGCAACAAAGACAACGTGAATACTTTGTGAAATGGCAAGATCAGAGTTACTGGAAATGTGACTGGGTGTCTGAAGTTCAAGTAAATATTCctcataatattgaaatttattattttaatatttaacaatcaaATGTCTTATACAGATGGAAGTTTTTCATCCAATTACTATTCGAAGTTATATGCGAAAGTATGATATGGATGAACCGCCTAAATTAGAAGAACCATTAGATGAATTGGACAACCGATGGAAAAGACTTCGTGAAGTTGGCGGTGATCAATCTGCATTAGAAGAAAAATTCTACAGGTATTACcattaaatttgatacaattttgttaattgttcattctataaatatgtatttttgtattttagataTGGTGTAAAACCAGAATGGCTGTTAGTCCATaggattttaaatcataagcATTTAAGAGATGCACGTATGatgtatttagttaaatgGCGAGACTTGCCATATAGCTTAGCTACATGGGAACACGAAAATCCTGAATATACCGATTTAAAATCattcattgattattattgggtaaattttattataaaaattatatatttataaataggtaattattgattttaaataggaACTGAGAGCATCATGTGATACATCAAAGAAAACCAAAAAAGTGAAAGGGAAAAAGGGCAGTAGCAAAAAAGATTCAGTTGAAGATGAAGAAACACCTAAAGCAACAATGGGACTTACTtggtatgttatttaatatttattatgaataaaggGCTGAtgttattgcatttattaagtttatgtaCATGTTTTACTTTAAGTTATGTTTTGTTGTTTAagtgaattcaattttatttaaaaaaaaacttaatgaatttacttgattattaaaatttaattttcttattataaactataagatgagtatttaagtaatatgaaaatatctacattttttttttttttttaattgagtttaattgttaataattgttaaaatgaatatcaaatgttacctattaaatatactaatagtaatcaatttttttattttttatttttttaacatgtattttcaagttatataatttaatatcatatctttattatatttatttttagtcgcAAATTTGTGGCAGCTCCTGATAAGCCAGTAtcagatttaaaaaagaaatatgaaAAGCAACCTGATTATGTAGTAGATACTGGTATGGAATTGCATCCTTATCAGTTAGAAGGTTTGAACTGGTTAAGATATTCTTGGGGTCAGGGCATTGATACAATATTAGCTGATGAAATGGGTCTTGGCAAAACTATTCaaactataacatttttatattctctTTATAAAGAAGGACATTGCAAAGGTCCATTTTTGGTAAGTAGTACAAGAAtatgtaacatatttttattgtattatttattttaattaaattttaggtgAGTGTGCCACTATCGACACTTATTAATTGGGAACGTGAATTTGAAACATGGGCACCAGACTTTTATGTTGTCTCTTATGTAGGAGACAAAGACTCTAGAGTAACAATTAGAGAAAATGAATTTTCATTTGATGATACTCGTTCTGGTGTacgttgtaataaaataaaaggcgTAGTTAAATTCCACGTATTACTTACAAGCTACGAACTTATTTCAATAGACGCCCCATTGTTAGGATCAATTGAATGGGCTGTGTTAGTTGTGGATGAGGCTCACAGACTCAAAAGCAACCAgtcaaaagtaattaaataaaatatatacatacctaaattgatattattaaatttactttacattattgttgtatacagTTTTTTAGACTTTTGGCTGGCTACAATATTCGTAATAAGCTACTATTAACTGGTACTCCTCTGCAAAACAATCTAGAAGAGTTAttccatttattaaattttttgacgCCCGAGAAATTTAATGATCTAACagtttttcaaaatgaatTTGCTGATATTTCAAAAGAAGAGCAAGTCAAACGTCTTCATGAAATGTTAGGACCTCACATGCTTAGAAGATTAAAAGCTGATGTGTTAaaggtatatttttgttttatttgtaagaaacatatattattaattactattaatacaattttagaatatGCCTTCAAAATCAGAGTTTATTGTACGTGTTGAATTATCTCCAAtgcaaaagaaatattataaatatatattaacaagaAACTTTGAAGCTCTAAATCCAAGAGGTGGAGGACAACAGGTGtccttgttaaatattatgatggatTTAAAAAAGTGTTGTAATCATCCATACTTATTCCCTGCTGCTGCTCAAGAAGCTCCAACAGCTATCAATGGAAGTTATGAAATAGGCGCTCTGACTAGAGCAGCTGGAAAACTAGTTTTATTATCTAAGATGCTTAAAAAACTCCAAGAAACAAATCAccggtaaattaaatatactgaacattatttattatacatgactattaatttgttattcgcATCACTAATGTGAgcttaaagtaataaaattaatatttaaactcgtCTAAGTTGTTTAGTATTCTAATGtcagaaataatttatgtataaattaagtaattgtaacattaatttaatcaaaaatattttcagagttttgatattttctcAAATGACAAAAATGTTAGATATTCTTGAAGATTATCTTGAAGGAGAAGGTTATAAATATGAACGAATTGATGGTTCTATAACAGGAAATCAAAGACAAGAAGCAATTGACAGATTTAACGCTCCTGGTGCTCAACAATTTGTATTCTTGCTTTCAAccaggtattttataaaaatacaagttaaaaataacttaaaaaatgtatattgtactatattgtcagtatagtattgttttacctaacaaatttttaattgaattaattgaatGGATAGTTTGAAAcaagataaaatgtttttaacattttattagagcttgtaaatatttacttatgaataattacaaattaatgttgtatgtgagtattaaatttaatattatttttaaagggcTGGTGGTTTAGGAATTAACTTGGCAACTGCTGATacggttataatttatgattctgATTGGAATCCTCACAATGATATACAAGCTTTTTCAAGAGCTCATCGTATTGGTCAAGCAAAtaaggtaataatttattttatacatgtattttaatttttctaataatttcagtattattattaaattgtatttattaaacctaaattatatatatatttttattttaggttatGATATATCGTTTTGTAACAAGAAATTCAGTTGAAGAACGAGTTACCCAAGTAGCCAAAAGAAAAATGATGTTAACTCACTTGGTTGTTAGACCTGGTATGGGAGGAAAACAGACTAATTTTACTAAACAAGAATTAGACGATATATTACGATTTGGAACTGAAGAACTATTTAAAGAAGAagaggtatttattattaatttttatataaaaaaaaaaaaaaaaaaaattaaaccattattttaaatactaggGTAAAGAAGAAGAAGCTATTCATTATGATGACAAAGCAGTTGAAGAATTATTAGACCGTTCCAAAATTGGTATtgaacaaaaagaaaattggTCAAATGAATATTTGTCATCATTCAAAGTGGCTAGTTATGTTACTAAAGAAGAAGACGAAGAAGAAGAAGCTAATACAGAAGTAATAAAACAGGAAGCAGAAAATACTGATCCTGCGTATTGGGTTAAATTGCTTCGTCATCATTATGAGCAACACCAAGAAGATATTTCCAGAACATTAGGCAAAGGAAAACGTGTCCGCAAACAAGTTAATTACAATGATGGTGGTGGTGTTGTAGATTCAACACGTGAAGATACTACCTGGCAAGAAAATCTGTCTGATTATAACTCTGACTTTTCTGCTCCATCAGGTATGATTTCTGAAATAGGaaaccttttttttgtttttgatattttctaatttaaagaTGATGACAAAGAAGATGACGACTTTGATGAAAAGGATGGGGAAGCTGGTAAAAAACTCAAGCGTAAACCTGAAAGAAAAGAAGAGAGAGATCGACCTTTGCCTCCATTATTGGCTAGAGTGGGTGGAAATATTGAAGTAAGTAGCAATTTCatgcaaatattttgattttaatccaAACATGgaataaacaaacatttagagattataaaatgttgtgttTGCCTAATTGGAAAATTAAAGGAAATAGATTTAGAATATTAGCATAATAAGTAATCTGTGCTTTTATTAAAGGCCTTTTTCtacatatcaaaataaatgtttttttttctattatttaaaagaggTGATACCTAAATTTGTTGCCTCTACGTTATTAAGATATAACTGTAAAACAAGTGCGTTGAGAGTAATTTATAAGACCACAGTTGCAAGTAAAAAGAGATTGGGTTCAGTGTGATCTTGTGCGAgatatttttcacaaaactctttatatataacatttttattatccacTCATTTCTTCTCTGAATGCCCTGAAATAGTACCTACTAGATTTAGGAATGTATCAAATGATTAACTTAGTGTTTCTCCACCTGTGTGTCGCCGGGTAAGTCCAAACGTGTCACGGTaagtactaatattaagtGTACAAACCTTGTTTACACTATACTCTGGCCCACAAAAGACCACTTCTGGGCGGTGACCAAAATTCATCCGTTCTCGCGCATTCCCACGTATTTACGGCAAAACTAAGTGGGAGAAATGTGAGTACGAAACAGCGGAGCTCAATCATTTGTATGCGCGAAGGAGTAGTGCTCTCTCGTGGGCTGgagtatatatttacaaaaattaataagtatttttctttttttttttattgtgtgttGCCATAATACAAAGGTTGAGAAACACTGGATTaactaatatcaaatttaaagtttataacatatttattctatcggaggtttttttaaatggttaaCCCGTTGTTGGTACATATATAGTTTGTAACATGATTGCTACACTGTGAGCGTGGTGCtcacattttactttttatattattattaattgattaattaacttaaaaatcaaacCATACctagaaatatgtatatttttatcctttacaaaaaagtaaataaacactttttatgtacagttcaaattttataaaataaaaataaaaaaactacaatcttatttcaaaaaattatttttactttatatatgcTCGACGCATACTCCTTACATATTGACACAGTCAATTAATTGGTATTGTCAACTTTATCTAACGATAATTGATAGGAAACAGTAAATagcacaataatttatttttataaatatttatagacatgtTATTTGAAAGTATTTATAGTATCAGATTAATtcgataatatgtatacgaatAATACTTGAAGTACTATCTGTGTGTGTAGCGCGTTCACATGTGCACCAACAACGGGTTAAGGTTTAAAACAAAGTATAAGAATTGTTTTGATGAAAATTAGTTTCATACAgttaagatttatttaattaattctctttggtaaaatattatttatttaactatgaattttttttattattctaaggTACTTGGATTTAATGCTCGACAAAGAAAGGCTTTCTTAAATGCAATTATGAGGTATGGAATGCCACCTCAAGATGCGTTTAACTCTCAATGgtaatattggatttacattattattattatttgtatcaattattaattaataatttatttttttcaatttttgaataatttaactagGCTTGTAAGAGATTTAAGAggaaaatc
This sequence is a window from Rhopalosiphum maidis isolate BTI-1 chromosome 1, ASM367621v3, whole genome shotgun sequence. Protein-coding genes within it:
- the LOC113559158 gene encoding chromodomain-helicase-DNA-binding protein Mi-2 homolog isoform X5; this encodes MASDEEVEESFTEEYDEPSSRVENSFDSEEEKRVEEEDDEYDPDGRKKKRGKKRKAKSDSKKEKKRKKRKRGGDSAEESDFGNFEEETTAANDSDYSNRKSKKSKNSSSKHHQPSTSQDNNGTGMPSVEEVCQTFGLQDVSIDYTDADYQNLTTYKLFQQHVRPILAKENPKVVIAKMMMLVAAKWRDFCQQNPHQEQPEFEANEEPEYQPKSSTSRHKSRSVDELDELEEEEEVEEKKSKKRSNRAKRSGGGNKRNSQGSTSKVPTLKIRLGKRKQASSDDDAEGVGTGDTQGDSDAEFEQMLQEAEEGAAAEAEVPEKKVEDPDAPKKKAKTKIGNKSKKKKKTKMTSKFPDGSGDGEEGYEQTDHQDYCEVCQQGGEIILCDTCPRAYHLVCLDPELEDTPEGKWSCPHCESEGGQEQEEDEHQEFCRVCKDGGELLCCDSCPAAYHTFCLSPPITDVPDGDWKCPRCSAKPLPGKVSKILTWRWKPLPEDPNKPADEQTEKVNRRRNKQQRQREYFVKWQDQSYWKCDWVSEVQMEVFHPITIRSYMRKYDMDEPPKLEEPLDELDNRWKRLREVGGDQSALEEKFYRYGVKPEWLLVHRILNHKHLRDARMMYLVKWRDLPYSLATWEHENPEYTDLKSFIDYYWELRASCDTSKKTKKVKGKKGSSKKDSVEDEETPKATMGLTCRKFVAAPDKPVSDLKKKYEKQPDYVVDTGMELHPYQLEGLNWLRYSWGQGIDTILADEMGLGKTIQTITFLYSLYKEGHCKGPFLVSVPLSTLINWEREFETWAPDFYVVSYVGDKDSRVTIRENEFSFDDTRSGVRCNKIKGVVKFHVLLTSYELISIDAPLLGSIEWAVLVVDEAHRLKSNQSKFFRLLAGYNIRNKLLLTGTPLQNNLEELFHLLNFLTPEKFNDLTVFQNEFADISKEEQVKRLHEMLGPHMLRRLKADVLKNMPSKSEFIVRVELSPMQKKYYKYILTRNFEALNPRGGGQQVSLLNIMMDLKKCCNHPYLFPAAAQEAPTAINGSYEIGALTRAAGKLVLLSKMLKKLQETNHRVLIFSQMTKMLDILEDYLEGEGYKYERIDGSITGNQRQEAIDRFNAPGAQQFVFLLSTRAGGLGINLATADTVIIYDSDWNPHNDIQAFSRAHRIGQANKVMIYRFVTRNSVEERVTQVAKRKMMLTHLVVRPGMGGKQTNFTKQELDDILRFGTEELFKEEEGKEEEAIHYDDKAVEELLDRSKIGIEQKENWSNEYLSSFKVASYVTKEEDEEEEANTEVIKQEAENTDPAYWVKLLRHHYEQHQEDISRTLGKGKRVRKQVNYNDGGGVVDSTREDTTWQENLSDYNSDFSAPSDDDFDEKDGEAGKKLKRKPERKEERDRPLPPLLARVGGNIEVLGFNARQRKAFLNAIMRYGMPPQDAFNSQWLVRDLRGKSEKNFKAYVSLFMRHLCEPGADNSENFADGVPREGLSRQHVLTRIGVMSLIRKKVQEFEEINGFYSMPELIRKPIQTIKAADASTSSTPVPRSEASTPTTTVSEKTEIETENKPKDLEEKLKETPATTDDKPIEIKSEESTDKPLVKIENELSAKVDTPEETTVVVKEEAEEAVNLQKEKPTEEKTPEKESTQESDTVVKVEQSDASSTEQKETNSVATSETVKKEEEKEKESESSTADKKEEEKKAAEASAKALQADDEAKKKLLEEAERAKVAAGIGTENDKEDKITRKFMFNIADGGFTELHTLWVNEEKAAVPGREYEIWHRRHDYWLLAGIVTHGYGRWQDIQNDIRFAIINEPFKMDVGKGNFLEIKNKFLARRFKLLEQALVIEEQLRRAAYLNLTQDPNHPAMSLNARFAEVECLAESHQHLSKESLAGNKPANAVLHKVLNQLEELLSDMKSDVSRLPATLARIPPVAQRLQMSERSILSRLAATTSSATSTSQQQSGVGTISNQYPNGFQNGQLNGAFGNTNFTNFRPQYSVPGQQTSSSSTA